TTGTCTTAGCTGGATTTTTGATGTTGTTGAGTACCATAGTGGCTTATTTGTCTTTTAAAAAGCGCCACTAATTTTTATAATTTTCGATCCATGATATTGACCGATACCCATACACATTTATGTTCTGAAGAGTTTGACCAAGACCGAACCGAGATGATCCAACGCGCCATCAGCGCAGGAGTTTCTCGATTTTTTATTCCGTCCATTGACAGTTCTGAAACGCAGAAAATGTATGATTTGGAGGCCCAATTTCCTGACAATGTGCATCTAATGATTGGCTTACATCCTTGTTATGTAAAAGAAAATTATTTAGAAGAATTAGCCCATGTGGAAACCCAATTGGCGCAACATAAATTTTATGCTATTGGCGAAATTGGAATTGATTTGTACTGGGACAAAACTACTTTGGACATTCAAAAGATTGCTTTTCAACGCCAAATCCAATGGGCCAAGCAACACGGTTTAGCGATAAATATCCATTGTCGCGATGCCTTTGACGAAGTCTTTGAAGTCCTAGAATTGGAAAAATCATCCGAATTATTTGGCATTTTTCATTGTTTTACTGGCGATTTGGATCAAGCCCAAAGAGCTATTTCGTATGGATTAAAATTAGGAATTGGCGGAGTAGCCACATTTAAAAACGGAAAAATAGATCAGTTTTTAGATCAAATCCCATTGGAACATATTGTACTCGAAACTGATTCGCCTTATTTAGCTCCAGTTCCATACCGTGGTAAGCGCAATGAAAGCAGTTATACCCTTTTGGTGGCACAAAAATTAGCCGAAATCTATCAATTGCCAGTAACTGAAATTGCACGAATTACAACCGAAAACTCCAAAGCAGTTTTCGGGATTTAATCCAGAATTGACGCTAATTTGGGTTTTTTTTTGTTCATTTGTCCTCTATAAAATTATTTTAAAATGCAAAAGTTTGACGCTATACGCCCTTTTTATGAAACTGAAGTAAATGAGGCATTACAATCTGTAATTTCCCATCCAATGATGAAGGCGTTAATGAATTTTACTTTTCCAGAAATGGAAGATGAGGTTTGGAAAGCACAATTGAAAAAAACTCATTCCATTCGTGATTTTCAATGTAATTTTATTTACCATACCGTTCAAAGAATTTTAGAAAACAGCTCCGATGGCTTGACCACTTCGGGCTTTGAACATCTGGAAAAAAACAATTCGTATTTGTTTATTTCCAATCATCGAGATATTCTATTAGACACCACTTTATTGAATGCCGCTTTATTTCAAAACGGCCATTTGATGACGGCTTCGGCAATTGGCGATAATTTGGTTCAAAAATCATTCATCAAAACCTTGGCGCAACTGAATCGTAATTTCTTAGTATTGAGAGGTTTGTCGCCAAGAGAAATGTTGCAAAGCTCCAAATTATTATCTGAATATATGGGGCAGTTGTTGTTACACGAAAACCGTTCGGTTTGGATTGCACAACGCGAAGGACGAACCAAAGATGGTAACGACGAAACCAATCCTGGTGTGTTAAAAATGATTGGCATGGCCTCTGATGAAGCCGATGTAATGCAGTACTTTAAAAAGCTGAAAATCGTTCCGGTTTCGATATCATACGAGTACGACCCAACCGATGTTTTGAAAATGCCACAGCTATTAGCAGAGGCGAATAACGAAGTGTATGTTAAATCCAAAAATGAAGATTTGAATACGATTTTGAGTGGCGTGATGGGACAAAAGAAACGCATTCATTTGCACATTGGAAAAGTATTGGACACTGAAATTGACCAAATCGTTGCTGAAAATGATTCGTCAAACAAACAAATTCAAGCTTTGGCACAAAAAATCGACGATGCCGTTTTAAGCAACTACAAACTATGGCCGACCAACTTTATCGCCTACGATATTGTGCATAAGTCGTCGACCTATTCGCAC
This sequence is a window from Flavobacterium ammoniigenes. Protein-coding genes within it:
- a CDS encoding TatD family hydrolase, with amino-acid sequence MILTDTHTHLCSEEFDQDRTEMIQRAISAGVSRFFIPSIDSSETQKMYDLEAQFPDNVHLMIGLHPCYVKENYLEELAHVETQLAQHKFYAIGEIGIDLYWDKTTLDIQKIAFQRQIQWAKQHGLAINIHCRDAFDEVFEVLELEKSSELFGIFHCFTGDLDQAQRAISYGLKLGIGGVATFKNGKIDQFLDQIPLEHIVLETDSPYLAPVPYRGKRNESSYTLLVAQKLAEIYQLPVTEIARITTENSKAVFGI
- a CDS encoding 1-acyl-sn-glycerol-3-phosphate acyltransferase gives rise to the protein MQKFDAIRPFYETEVNEALQSVISHPMMKALMNFTFPEMEDEVWKAQLKKTHSIRDFQCNFIYHTVQRILENSSDGLTTSGFEHLEKNNSYLFISNHRDILLDTTLLNAALFQNGHLMTASAIGDNLVQKSFIKTLAQLNRNFLVLRGLSPREMLQSSKLLSEYMGQLLLHENRSVWIAQREGRTKDGNDETNPGVLKMIGMASDEADVMQYFKKLKIVPVSISYEYDPTDVLKMPQLLAEANNEVYVKSKNEDLNTILSGVMGQKKRIHLHIGKVLDTEIDQIVAENDSSNKQIQALAQKIDDAVLSNYKLWPTNFIAYDIVHKSSTYSHLYTESEKSLFERRLEMRIGLDNPIALEGFLAMYANPVVNKLKYNHAF